ACATAAGCCTGAATGGAGAGGTAGCTTCTAAGGTCATCGCCGGGGTTACCTTCGTGAAGATTTTTCATAAATTCAGCAATCGCTCCTTTGATCTCTTTGGCGGAAATATCGCCGACTACCTTCAAACCGTTTTCTTCAAAAGCTACGACTGGTTCAGGCAGTTTTCCCTCTTCCTTGTACTGTTTAAGTACTGCTCTGGCAGAGACCTTTGCGGATTCAACATCAGGCTGGTCAAAAGGATGGATGCCCAGACCCCAACCAGCGATTGCAGTAGCAATTTCCCAGCGGAGAAATTCGTAACCGAGGAAAGATTTGTCGGGAACGATTATCTCTACTCCGGGGTGGCCGGCTTCCACGAGCGCATCAAATTTGTCTTTCAATTCTCCCGTTTTTTCATCGGAGAGGTAGACAAATATTCTGTCACCTGCATATCCTGATGGATCGAGAACTTCTTCTCCCTCTACGGGTAAAATCCCTTTCCCAACTTTTCCCGTACTCTCAGCTATCAACTGCTCTGCCCAGGGTCCGAAATATGAAAAAACTCCCGGAGTGATGAATGTGACTTTATCGTAAGCAGCTTTGGCACCTTCAGACATCAGAACACCCAGCGCGGCAGGAGATCCTGAAGCGAGTTTTGATTCGGCGACCATCATGAAGGTTTTATCAAGCAGGTCTTTTATATCAATTCCACAGAGAGCTGCGGGAACCATGCCAAACAAAGAGAGAGCGGAATATCTTCCTCCGATGTTCGGATCGTTTATGAATATTTTCCTGAATCCGAGCGATTTCGCCATATCCTCGAGACCACTTCCGGGATCGGTAATCGCAATAAATCTTTTTTGAGTAGTTTCTTTTCCGAGTTTTTGTGCCACGGAAGTGAAGAAATACTTCATAAATGAAAGTGTTTCAACAGTACCGCCTGATTTTGTGGAAACAATGTACAGAGTCTTCCTGTCGGCGAGCTTTGCTTCCTTTTCAATAACCGCGGCCGGATGAGTGCTGTCCAAAATCTCCAAAGAAAGATATCCCTCTTTAGTACCAAACATCTGGCTGAAAACCTCGGGAGCGAGGGAGGAACCACCCATACCAAGGAGGAGCGCATTTGTAAAACCTTCCGATTTGATATTGGCAACAAAACTGTTTATCTCATCGAGGGAGGAATATGTATTCGCCGGACTGTCAAGCCAGCCGAGTCTGTTGGATATTTCGACAGGAGAATCACTCCAAACGGTATGATCACGGGCAAATATTCTGCCGGGAACATCCTCTTCAGCAAGTTTTTTCATGCCTGATGCCAAAGAATCCGCCAATACTGTCGGGTGGAAATTAACCGTATTCCCTTCCCTCAAAATGGCAAGCGACTTTTTCTCAACAGACCCCAGAAGGGAATCGAATGACTCGGCAAAAAGCCTGACGCCATCTGTCTGGAGTTTATCTGTAATCGCAGCAAGATCGACACCCGCACCGGCAAGAGCCGCAACCTGTGCTTCTGCTTCTTCCACACCCTTGTCAAGCGTGATTTCAAGTTTCCCGTGATCGAGGAACGAGTCTATTGTCGCCGGAGGCATGGTGTTTACTGTAGGACTGCCAATCAGTTCATCAACATATAAAACATCGGAATATGCCGGGTTCTTTGTACCTGTGCTCGCCCACAAAACTCTCTGAGGCATGGCACCCGATTCAGAAAGTTTTCCCCAGCGTTCGCCGGAGAAGAGCTTCCCGAATTCCTTAAAGGCGATCTTTGCATTCGCGACAGCAATCTTCCCCTGAAGTGAAGTGTTGCCGGCTTTCTCAAGTGCTGAATCGACCGAGGAATCCACACGGCTCACAAAAAATGATGCCACGGAAGCAACTTTTGAAACATCTCCTCCGTTTGCCTTCAGAATTTCGAGTCCCTCAATAAAAGCCATTGCAGTTTCAATATAACTGTCGATCGAGAATATCAGGGTCACATTAACTGAAATACCGTGCGAAACAAGCTCTTTTACCGCGGGTATTCCCTCCTTTGTAGCCGGCACCTTGATCATAAGATTAGGGGCACCAACTGCCTGATACAGTCTGACCGCTTCCTCGATTGTCTCTTTGGTTTTGTATGCGAGTTTAGGGTTAACCTCGAGACTGACATATCCGTCCAGCCTTTTGGTCTTTTCATAAACGGGAAGCATCATTTTGCATGCGGATTTTATATCCTTAATCGCAAGCTGCTCATAAATTTCAAGTGTTCCGGCTCCCTTTGCCAGCAATTCCCTTATTTCAGAATCATAGGCATTGCTTCCGGCAATCGCTTTGTCGAAAATGGTGGGATTTGAAGTGATACCTCTTAAGCCGTCATCAATCATTGCAGCAAGTTTTCCACCGTTTATGTAATCGCGACTGATAAAGTCCAGCCAAAGCGACTGACCAAGTTCCGCGAGTTTTTCAATTTTACTCATTTTTCATCTCCTGAAATTTAAATCAATCCGGCAGCTATATAAGCTGAACCATGAAGCCCAGCGGCGCTGTCTTTGATAAGATAAACGGGAGTATTCTCTACAATATAGCTGAGTCTCCCTTTTTTGGTGTAGGTTTCAACAAAGGAACCTTCGATAATCTTTTCGGTTATTT
The sequence above is a segment of the Bacteroidota bacterium genome. Coding sequences within it:
- a CDS encoding bifunctional transaldolase/phosoglucose isomerase, which gives rise to MSKIEKLAELGQSLWLDFISRDYINGGKLAAMIDDGLRGITSNPTIFDKAIAGSNAYDSEIRELLAKGAGTLEIYEQLAIKDIKSACKMMLPVYEKTKRLDGYVSLEVNPKLAYKTKETIEEAVRLYQAVGAPNLMIKVPATKEGIPAVKELVSHGISVNVTLIFSIDSYIETAMAFIEGLEILKANGGDVSKVASVASFFVSRVDSSVDSALEKAGNTSLQGKIAVANAKIAFKEFGKLFSGERWGKLSESGAMPQRVLWASTGTKNPAYSDVLYVDELIGSPTVNTMPPATIDSFLDHGKLEITLDKGVEEAEAQVAALAGAGVDLAAITDKLQTDGVRLFAESFDSLLGSVEKKSLAILREGNTVNFHPTVLADSLASGMKKLAEEDVPGRIFARDHTVWSDSPVEISNRLGWLDSPANTYSSLDEINSFVANIKSEGFTNALLLGMGGSSLAPEVFSQMFGTKEGYLSLEILDSTHPAAVIEKEAKLADRKTLYIVSTKSGGTVETLSFMKYFFTSVAQKLGKETTQKRFIAITDPGSGLEDMAKSLGFRKIFINDPNIGGRYSALSLFGMVPAALCGIDIKDLLDKTFMMVAESKLASGSPAALGVLMSEGAKAAYDKVTFITPGVFSYFGPWAEQLIAESTGKVGKGILPVEGEEVLDPSGYAGDRIFVYLSDEKTGELKDKFDALVEAGHPGVEIIVPDKSFLGYEFLRWEIATAIAGWGLGIHPFDQPDVESAKVSARAVLKQYKEEGKLPEPVVAFEENGLKVVGDISAKEIKGAIAEFMKNLHEGNPGDDLRSYLSIQAYVPSSPETDHLLKEIRDRFQTKYRLAVTTGYGPRFLHSTGQLHKGDSGNGLFLQVIAGIDKDAMIPEEAGNPEGSMSFGTLVVAQAMGDRSALTTNGRKVITFFGGSDVRAVLEVIKAAI